In Synechococcus sp. RS9909, one genomic interval encodes:
- a CDS encoding GNAT family N-acetyltransferase, with the protein MVQAYGENARLCASPNPQVSLVFSRSRPLDLVELERLLEAVGWSRRPVRRVRRALENSLITVGLWRHDPRVPRLIGFARCTGDGVLEATIWDVAIHPLYQGAGLGRQLMDYLLDALRAMGTERVTLFADPGVLPFYERLGWELEPNGHRCGFWYAS; encoded by the coding sequence ATGGTGCAGGCCTACGGCGAGAACGCCCGTCTCTGCGCGTCTCCGAATCCCCAGGTGAGCCTGGTGTTCAGCCGCTCCAGACCCCTGGATCTCGTCGAGCTGGAGCGTCTGCTTGAGGCGGTGGGCTGGAGCCGGCGGCCCGTGCGCCGGGTCCGACGCGCCCTGGAGAACAGCCTGATCACCGTTGGGCTCTGGCGTCATGACCCCCGGGTGCCCCGGCTGATCGGGTTTGCCCGTTGCACCGGGGATGGGGTGCTTGAGGCCACGATCTGGGATGTGGCCATCCATCCGCTCTATCAAGGGGCCGGCCTGGGCCGGCAGTTGATGGATTATCTGCTCGATGCCCTGCGTGCGATGGGAACCGAACGGGTCACCCTGTTCGCCGACCCCGGCGTGCTGCCGTTCTATGAGCGCCTCGGTTGGGAACTGGAGCCGAATGGGCATCGTTGCGGCTTCTGGTATGCCAGCTGA
- a CDS encoding alpha/beta fold hydrolase produces MPVQPSPVPLLVGIHGWMLSRKVWAAFEPVWADMSPTAGGEATMPLWCPDLPGFGERHRPTALLPTLAAYGRWLADQALAKAGPRPIVLMGHSLGASVALHAARVLEHHTPGRLHALVLIAAGGGIYQPRPFQRLRRGGRLVVRLRPRLPLALGPFQAEERAALGLLMNSTCRGAIRQIPNLVADLPVANLWISGSDDRVMEPGYVRHLASYSPRHALIHLEGCGHLPMQSHASELAGAIHGWLQSLASPRSCSSASSA; encoded by the coding sequence ATGCCTGTCCAGCCTTCCCCGGTTCCGCTGCTGGTCGGCATCCACGGCTGGATGCTCAGCCGCAAGGTCTGGGCAGCGTTTGAACCGGTCTGGGCGGACATGTCGCCCACCGCTGGAGGCGAGGCGACCATGCCCCTGTGGTGTCCGGATCTGCCGGGGTTCGGGGAACGGCATCGCCCCACGGCCCTGCTGCCCACCCTGGCGGCCTATGGCCGCTGGCTCGCGGATCAGGCCCTCGCAAAGGCTGGTCCTCGCCCGATCGTCTTGATGGGCCATTCCCTTGGGGCGAGTGTGGCCCTGCATGCGGCCCGGGTGCTCGAGCACCACACGCCGGGGCGTCTCCATGCCCTGGTGCTGATTGCTGCCGGTGGCGGCATCTACCAGCCGCGGCCGTTCCAGCGCCTGCGCCGCGGCGGCCGCCTGGTGGTGCGGCTGCGCCCCCGGCTCCCCCTGGCACTCGGTCCGTTTCAGGCGGAGGAACGCGCTGCCCTCGGCCTGTTGATGAACAGCACCTGCCGGGGGGCGATCCGACAAATTCCCAACCTGGTGGCCGACCTGCCGGTAGCCAATCTCTGGATCAGCGGCAGTGACGACCGCGTCATGGAGCCGGGCTACGTGCGCCATCTCGCCAGCTACAGCCCGCGGCATGCGCTGATCCATCTGGAGGGTTGCGGCCATCTGCCGATGCAATCCCACGCCAGCGAGCTGGCCGGGGCGATCCATGGCTGGCTTCAGAGCTTGGCCAGCCCGCGCTCCTGCAGCTCGGCCAGCTCGGCATAA
- a CDS encoding ABC transporter ATP-binding protein, translating to MAGSDLQRVTRLGRYLGRDRRRLTLTLVLLLPVALAGAIQPLLVGQAIAVLRRTGGATNESVLPLLQSLDTPVAVRLLVITLLVSVLLRLGLQGFQSFNIQAVGQRLTARIRNDLFSHAMQLSLRFHDRMPVGKLLTRLTSDVDALAEVFGSGAVGVLGDLVTLLVIAITMLLVEWRLGLLLLVSQVPVVLTILWLQRRFRKANYRVREELSQLNADFQENLQGLDVVQMFRREAANSARFAHTGQAYRRAVNGTIFFDSSISAFIEWVALGAVAVVLALGGWMVTAGAIGLGTLTTFILYSQRLFDPLRQLAERFTQIQGGLTAVERIGELLEEPLDIVDHTLGEVDHPLGGTTASRRSSTTPAHLVALPARRGEVVFENVSFAYRPDEPILRDLSFRIAAGEHVALVGPTGSGKSTVIRLLCRLYEPQQGRILLDGQDIRDWSVPELRRQLGVVLQDTFLFSGNVADNLRLDVPIDDERLQQICRDLGLEPLLARLPEGLNSPLRERGGNLSSGERQLLAVARVAIRNPTVLVMDEATAFMDPSTEATLQRDLDRLLERRTAVVIAHRLATVEAADRILVLRRGRLIEQGTHRELRALGGLYAELAELQERGLAKL from the coding sequence ATGGCCGGCTCTGATCTGCAGCGCGTCACGCGGCTCGGTCGCTATCTCGGCCGCGATCGACGCCGGCTCACGCTCACCCTCGTGTTGCTCCTGCCGGTGGCCCTGGCCGGTGCGATCCAACCCCTCCTGGTCGGCCAGGCGATTGCCGTGCTGCGGCGCACGGGCGGTGCCACCAACGAATCGGTGCTTCCCCTGTTGCAGTCGCTCGACACGCCGGTGGCGGTCCGCCTGCTGGTGATCACGCTGCTGGTGTCGGTGTTGTTGCGCCTGGGTCTGCAGGGATTTCAGTCGTTCAATATTCAGGCGGTCGGGCAGCGCCTCACGGCCCGGATCCGCAACGATCTGTTTTCGCATGCGATGCAGTTGTCGCTTCGCTTTCACGACCGGATGCCGGTCGGCAAGTTACTCACCCGGCTCACCAGCGATGTCGATGCTCTCGCGGAGGTGTTCGGCAGCGGTGCCGTCGGCGTGCTCGGCGACCTGGTGACCCTCCTGGTGATTGCGATCACCATGCTGTTGGTGGAATGGCGTCTCGGGCTGTTGCTGCTGGTGTCCCAGGTGCCGGTGGTTCTCACCATTCTCTGGTTGCAACGGCGCTTCCGGAAGGCCAACTACCGGGTGCGCGAGGAGTTGTCGCAGCTGAACGCTGACTTTCAGGAAAACCTGCAGGGCCTGGATGTGGTGCAGATGTTCCGGCGAGAGGCGGCGAACAGCGCCCGTTTTGCCCACACCGGACAGGCCTACCGCCGTGCTGTGAATGGCACGATCTTCTTCGACAGCAGCATCTCCGCCTTCATCGAGTGGGTGGCGCTCGGGGCTGTGGCCGTGGTTCTGGCGCTTGGCGGCTGGATGGTGACCGCCGGGGCGATCGGTCTGGGCACCCTGACCACGTTCATCCTCTATTCGCAGCGATTGTTTGACCCCCTGCGTCAGTTAGCTGAACGCTTCACCCAGATTCAGGGGGGCCTGACGGCCGTGGAGCGCATCGGCGAACTGCTCGAGGAGCCCCTCGACATCGTTGACCACACCCTGGGCGAGGTTGATCACCCCCTGGGCGGGACCACGGCGTCGCGTCGCTCCAGCACCACGCCAGCCCACCTCGTGGCCCTGCCGGCCCGTCGCGGCGAGGTGGTTTTTGAGAACGTGAGTTTTGCCTATCGCCCCGATGAGCCGATCCTTCGCGATCTCAGTTTCCGGATTGCCGCCGGCGAGCATGTGGCCCTGGTGGGGCCGACGGGATCCGGCAAAAGCACGGTGATCCGTCTGCTCTGCCGGTTGTATGAACCCCAGCAGGGCAGGATCTTGCTCGACGGCCAGGACATTCGTGATTGGTCCGTGCCGGAGTTGCGCCGGCAGCTGGGGGTGGTGTTGCAGGACACCTTTCTTTTCAGCGGCAATGTGGCCGATAACCTGCGCCTGGATGTGCCGATCGATGATGAGCGCCTCCAGCAGATTTGCCGGGATCTCGGCCTCGAACCCCTGTTGGCCCGGTTGCCTGAAGGCTTGAACTCCCCGTTGCGGGAACGGGGCGGCAACCTGTCGTCTGGTGAGCGTCAGCTTCTCGCGGTGGCCCGGGTGGCGATCCGCAATCCCACGGTGCTGGTGATGGATGAGGCCACCGCCTTCATGGATCCCTCCACCGAGGCCACCCTGCAGCGTGATCTCGATCGCCTGCTTGAACGCCGCACGGCTGTGGTGATCGCCCACCGCCTGGCGACCGTGGAAGCGGCGGATCGGATCTTGGTGTTGCGGCGTGGTCGCCTGATCGAGCAAGGCACCCATCGGGAGTTGCGTGCGCTCGGCGGTCTTTATGCCGAGCTGGCCGAGCTGCAGGAGCGCGGGCTGGCCAAGCTCTGA
- the hisG gene encoding ATP phosphoribosyltransferase, giving the protein MITVALAKGALLKDSVARFAAAGLDFSAVLDPDNRQLMVPSACGKARALLVRNGDVPVYVAYGQAQLGVVGYDVLREHQMPVAQLVDLGFGGCRMSVAVKDGSGYRSAADLPPHCRVASKFIHCARTYFDALDLPVELVHLTGSVELGPITGIAEAIVDLVATGRTLRDNGLIAIEDLFHSTARLVGHPLSLRLDRGELGAIVEAMRSSAGHPAAAA; this is encoded by the coding sequence ATGATCACCGTCGCCCTGGCCAAGGGAGCGCTCTTGAAGGATTCCGTCGCTCGGTTCGCTGCGGCAGGGCTGGATTTCAGCGCCGTCCTCGACCCCGACAATCGCCAGTTGATGGTGCCGTCCGCCTGCGGCAAGGCCCGGGCTCTGCTGGTGCGCAACGGCGACGTGCCGGTGTATGTGGCCTATGGCCAGGCCCAGTTGGGAGTGGTTGGTTACGACGTGCTGCGGGAACACCAGATGCCCGTTGCCCAGCTGGTGGATCTGGGCTTCGGCGGCTGTCGCATGTCGGTGGCGGTGAAGGACGGCAGCGGCTATCGCAGCGCCGCCGATCTGCCTCCCCATTGCCGCGTTGCCAGCAAATTCATCCACTGCGCCCGCACCTATTTCGATGCCCTCGATCTGCCGGTCGAACTGGTGCATCTCACCGGATCCGTGGAGCTCGGGCCGATCACCGGCATCGCCGAAGCGATCGTCGACCTGGTGGCCACCGGCAGAACCCTGCGGGACAACGGCCTGATCGCGATTGAAGACCTGTTTCATTCCACCGCCAGGCTGGTGGGCCACCCCCTGTCGCTACGGCTCGATCGCGGTGAGCTGGGCGCCATCGTGGAAGCGATGCGGTCGTCCGCCGGCCATCCGGCGGCAGCAGCCTGA
- the gloB gene encoding hydroxyacylglutathione hydrolase: MPPAAEVRDGLHALPVLQDNIVWIWVAGDRAVVVDPAVAAEVIAWLDARALRLDAVLQTHHHADHIGGTPALLQRWPEAAVLAAANDRDRIPFQTLSVREGERIPLLDGELEVMEVPAHTRAHIAFVLTPSDGGPAALFCGDTLFSGGCGRLFEGTAADMHRALQRFSRLPSDTTVHCAHEYTEANLRWAAALQPTNEAIQQRLRAVQALRREGGCSLPSTIAIERETNLMLRAADAEELGTLRQHKDHWRG; the protein is encoded by the coding sequence ATGCCCCCTGCTGCCGAGGTGCGCGATGGCCTGCACGCCCTGCCCGTGCTCCAGGACAACATCGTCTGGATCTGGGTGGCCGGAGATCGGGCGGTGGTGGTTGACCCCGCCGTGGCCGCGGAGGTGATCGCCTGGCTCGACGCCCGCGCGCTCCGGTTGGACGCGGTGCTCCAGACCCATCACCACGCCGATCACATCGGCGGCACGCCGGCACTGCTGCAACGCTGGCCAGAGGCGGCGGTGCTGGCCGCCGCCAACGATCGAGACCGGATCCCGTTCCAGACCCTGTCGGTGCGGGAAGGCGAGCGGATTCCCCTGCTCGACGGGGAGCTTGAGGTGATGGAGGTTCCCGCCCACACCCGTGCCCACATCGCCTTTGTGCTCACCCCCAGCGATGGAGGCCCAGCGGCCCTCTTCTGCGGCGACACCCTGTTCAGCGGCGGTTGCGGTCGCCTGTTTGAGGGCACAGCCGCCGACATGCATCGCGCCCTGCAGCGCTTCAGCCGTCTACCGTCCGACACCACCGTGCATTGCGCCCACGAATACACCGAAGCCAACCTGCGCTGGGCTGCAGCGCTGCAACCAACGAACGAGGCGATTCAACAGCGCTTGAGGGCGGTGCAGGCCCTGCGCCGAGAGGGGGGCTGCAGCCTGCCCAGCACGATCGCGATCGAACGGGAAACCAATCTGATGCTGCGGGCCGCCGATGCGGAGGAGCTGGGGACGCTGCGCCAGCACAAGGATCACTGGAGGGGCTGA
- a CDS encoding ABC transporter ATP-binding protein, with product MEGRGSEAAPVAVSGLWHRYPGRDSDWTLKGIDLSLAAGELVGLLGPSGCGKTTLLRLIAGFEEPSRGEVFLQGQIAADAQRCLPPERRGVGMVFQDYALFPHLTAWENTVFGLRRGQDTSRASWLLELLGLERLTARYPHELSGGQRQRLALARALAPAPAVVLLDEPFSNLDVEVRLRLRSELPAVLSRCGTSGVLVTHDPGEALAICDRVAVMQNGIIHQCASPRTLVEQPATPFVGRFVLQGNLLPVHADAGGHLVCPLGRFPMPAGICPDDLAEASVLIDPAAIRLVPDASAEACVMGREFLGREWLYRVEVGSRQLRLRLPLQSDYRRGTRCRLELSPGEAVVLYPQRLPLLALASS from the coding sequence ATGGAGGGTCGCGGATCAGAGGCCGCGCCGGTTGCGGTGTCGGGCCTTTGGCACCGCTACCCGGGACGCGACAGCGATTGGACGCTGAAGGGCATCGATCTGAGCCTGGCGGCGGGAGAGCTGGTGGGGTTGCTCGGCCCCTCCGGTTGCGGCAAGACCACCCTCCTGCGCCTGATCGCCGGCTTTGAGGAGCCCTCCCGGGGGGAGGTGTTCCTGCAGGGGCAGATCGCCGCCGATGCTCAGCGCTGTCTGCCCCCGGAACGGCGTGGTGTGGGCATGGTCTTTCAGGACTACGCCCTCTTTCCCCACCTCACCGCGTGGGAGAACACGGTGTTCGGCCTGCGCAGGGGGCAGGACACCAGCCGGGCGTCCTGGCTGCTGGAGCTGCTGGGTCTTGAGCGGCTCACCGCCCGCTATCCCCATGAACTCTCCGGTGGTCAGCGCCAGCGGCTGGCCCTGGCCAGGGCCCTGGCGCCCGCTCCCGCTGTGGTTTTGCTCGATGAACCTTTCTCCAATCTCGATGTGGAGGTGCGCCTGCGTCTGCGCAGTGAATTGCCCGCCGTGCTCAGCCGTTGCGGCACTTCGGGCGTCCTCGTGACCCACGATCCCGGGGAGGCCCTGGCGATCTGCGATCGGGTCGCGGTGATGCAGAACGGCATCATTCATCAATGTGCGTCGCCCCGCACCCTCGTGGAGCAACCGGCGACGCCATTCGTGGGCCGTTTCGTGCTTCAGGGCAATCTGCTGCCGGTGCACGCCGACGCTGGTGGCCATCTGGTCTGCCCCCTGGGCCGCTTCCCGATGCCCGCCGGGATCTGTCCCGACGATCTGGCCGAGGCCTCGGTGCTGATCGATCCGGCCGCCATTCGCCTGGTCCCGGATGCGTCGGCTGAGGCCTGCGTGATGGGTCGGGAATTTCTCGGACGCGAATGGCTGTATCGGGTGGAGGTGGGATCGCGTCAGCTGCGGCTGCGCCTACCCTTGCAAAGCGACTACCGGCGCGGCACCCGCTGCCGCCTGGAGCTGTCACCGGGTGAGGCGGTGGTGCTCTATCCCCAGCGTCTGCCGCTGCTGGCCTTGGCCTCCAGCTGA
- a CDS encoding Rid family detoxifying hydrolase — protein MPASASPEAINTPAAPAPVGPYNQAVRAGEWLYCSGQIPLDPHSGAMVGAGDVEAETRQVLHNLEAVLSAAGASAAQVVRTTVFLADLNDFQAVNAIYAEMFGAGVSPARACVQVAALPKGARVEIDCVAYLG, from the coding sequence ATGCCGGCATCCGCCAGCCCTGAGGCGATCAACACTCCTGCGGCCCCGGCCCCGGTGGGTCCCTACAACCAGGCGGTGCGCGCCGGCGAGTGGCTCTATTGCTCAGGCCAGATCCCCCTGGATCCCCACAGCGGTGCCATGGTCGGCGCCGGGGATGTGGAGGCGGAGACCCGCCAGGTGCTGCACAATCTGGAAGCTGTGCTCTCCGCTGCAGGTGCCAGTGCCGCCCAGGTGGTTCGCACCACCGTGTTCCTGGCCGATCTGAATGATTTTCAGGCCGTCAATGCCATCTATGCGGAGATGTTTGGTGCGGGGGTGAGCCCGGCGCGGGCCTGCGTACAGGTGGCGGCCCTGCCGAAGGGCGCCCGGGTGGAGATCGATTGCGTTGCCTACCTGGGCTGA
- a CDS encoding DUF3136 domain-containing protein — protein MAQTKLTIGELEAGYPLYCKALRRLLKEGRSTQDIQKTVCWGHLETLNRCLPTRYKAPSYLLALIRRDLQQPKV, from the coding sequence ATGGCCCAGACCAAGCTGACCATCGGTGAACTGGAGGCGGGCTATCCCCTGTATTGCAAGGCCCTGCGCCGCTTGCTGAAGGAAGGTCGCAGCACCCAGGACATCCAGAAAACCGTCTGCTGGGGACACCTGGAAACCCTCAACCGCTGCCTTCCCACCCGTTACAAAGCTCCCTCCTATCTGCTCGCCCTGATCCGTCGCGATCTGCAGCAACCCAAGGTCTGA
- the cbbX gene encoding CbbX protein — MDSSIDLSASLAESGVAEVLEQLDRELIGLQPVKTRIREIAALLLVDRARRSLDLPSSAPSLHMSFTGHPGTGKTTVANRISEILNRLGYLRKGHVVTVTRDDLVGQYVGHTAPKTREMIKRAQGGVLFIDEAYYLYKPGNERDYGAEAIEILLQDMERQRNDFVVIFAGYKDRMQQFYHSNPGLSSRVAHHIDFPDYSDSELMAIALLLLQKQSYRFADDAQEVFADYIRRRRQLPFFANARSIRNALDRLRLRQANRLFSRMDQPLSRDDLITIEAADIQASRVFQGEVEGVDPARPLTS, encoded by the coding sequence ATGGACTCCTCGATTGATCTTTCGGCGAGCCTCGCCGAATCCGGCGTGGCTGAGGTGCTGGAGCAGCTCGACCGTGAGTTGATCGGTTTACAACCGGTGAAGACGCGGATTCGCGAAATTGCCGCTCTGTTGTTGGTGGATCGGGCGCGCCGTTCCTTGGATCTGCCCAGCTCTGCACCATCGCTGCATATGTCGTTCACCGGTCATCCGGGAACGGGTAAAACCACCGTGGCCAATCGCATCTCTGAGATTCTGAACCGGCTTGGTTATTTGCGCAAAGGTCATGTGGTCACGGTGACCCGTGACGATCTGGTTGGGCAGTATGTGGGCCATACCGCTCCGAAAACCCGCGAGATGATCAAGCGGGCGCAGGGGGGTGTGTTGTTCATTGATGAGGCTTACTACCTCTATAAACCTGGAAATGAAAGGGATTATGGCGCTGAAGCCATCGAAATCCTGCTGCAGGATATGGAGCGGCAACGCAATGATTTTGTCGTAATTTTTGCTGGCTACAAAGACAGGATGCAGCAGTTTTATCACTCCAATCCAGGGCTTTCATCGCGTGTGGCTCATCACATTGATTTTCCGGATTACAGCGATTCCGAACTCATGGCGATCGCCTTGCTCTTGTTGCAAAAGCAGAGCTACCGGTTTGCCGATGATGCCCAGGAGGTGTTTGCGGATTACATCCGTCGTCGTCGTCAGTTGCCGTTCTTTGCCAATGCCCGCTCGATTCGCAATGCCCTCGATCGCCTGCGTCTGCGTCAGGCCAACCGGCTGTTTTCCCGGATGGATCAACCGCTCAGTCGCGATGACCTGATCACGATTGAGGCTGCCGATATTCAGGCGAGCCGGGTGTTTCAAGGGGAGGTGGAAGGTGTGGATCCCGCCCGCCCGCTGACGTCTTGA
- a CDS encoding 4a-hydroxytetrahydrobiopterin dehydratase, translating to MGQGPTGRHQWQQRERPIRLERRVEFETYGATRDFLDRLGEFSEQQQRFPDISFGRTYVNLTLRPGDESEGAQLREEDHAFAAGVDGLLD from the coding sequence ATGGGGCAGGGCCCTACCGGGAGGCATCAATGGCAGCAGCGCGAGCGCCCGATCCGTCTGGAGCGACGTGTTGAATTTGAAACCTACGGCGCCACCCGCGATTTTCTTGATCGACTTGGTGAGTTCAGCGAGCAACAGCAGCGTTTCCCTGATATCAGCTTTGGCCGCACCTATGTGAATCTGACGCTGCGGCCGGGTGATGAGTCTGAGGGCGCCCAGCTGCGGGAGGAGGATCATGCCTTCGCTGCAGGGGTCGATGGACTCCTCGATTGA
- a CDS encoding CO2 hydration protein, whose translation MSQLLSQFQLQTPPDREQLIERLLGDVPLLADTPDHLLQVVNVLESYGIVLDAYSRNLVYQGQTQLLNPFPVLRFFHDGFSLSRLWRHLAGDRINFEYAEYCQKAMFWHGTGGLDAYLDSPPFLAVCDRIIQLKRRRDPLLAAVNALFPGFAPEAIRSLTTIYALGLFWRVMSDLFLDLARRYRLGEVASVRDVVHHIRDGLVAAAADPITYQVELGGETIWILPPEAGLTFLADVAVPYVEAVFFRGMPFLGTVSYNAQAQQISPDPSSFRYGALYADPLPSMGAGIPPSLCMQDMYRHLPEELSGWYDRHGRGQVDVHVQICISFQKSMFCVTNGAIAGTMPHPLDSEDPEAREANLAYAQSWVDRLMGTRREALI comes from the coding sequence ATGTCCCAGCTCCTGTCCCAGTTCCAGCTTCAGACTCCGCCCGATCGTGAGCAGCTGATCGAGCGCCTCCTCGGCGATGTGCCTCTTCTGGCCGACACCCCGGATCACCTGCTTCAGGTGGTGAATGTGCTGGAGAGCTACGGCATTGTTCTTGATGCCTACAGCCGCAACCTGGTGTATCAGGGGCAGACGCAGTTGCTCAATCCTTTTCCGGTGTTGCGCTTTTTCCACGACGGTTTCAGCCTGTCGCGGCTCTGGCGGCATCTGGCCGGGGATCGGATCAATTTTGAATATGCCGAGTACTGCCAGAAAGCGATGTTCTGGCACGGCACCGGAGGCCTTGATGCCTATCTCGACAGTCCGCCCTTCCTGGCAGTCTGTGATCGCATCATCCAGCTGAAGCGCCGGCGGGATCCCCTGCTGGCTGCCGTCAACGCCCTGTTCCCGGGCTTCGCCCCGGAGGCGATCCGCTCCCTGACCACCATCTACGCCCTCGGCCTCTTCTGGCGGGTGATGAGCGATCTGTTCCTCGATCTGGCCCGTCGCTATCGCCTCGGTGAGGTGGCTTCTGTGCGCGATGTGGTGCATCACATCCGCGATGGCCTCGTGGCAGCCGCTGCCGATCCGATCACCTATCAGGTGGAGCTGGGCGGAGAAACGATCTGGATCCTGCCGCCGGAGGCCGGCCTCACGTTTCTTGCCGACGTCGCCGTGCCCTACGTGGAAGCGGTGTTCTTTCGGGGCATGCCCTTTCTGGGCACGGTGTCCTACAACGCCCAGGCTCAGCAGATTTCTCCCGATCCCAGCAGCTTTCGGTATGGGGCGCTCTATGCCGATCCCCTGCCGAGCATGGGGGCTGGAATCCCGCCGAGTCTCTGCATGCAGGACATGTATCGCCATCTGCCTGAGGAGCTCAGTGGCTGGTACGACCGCCATGGGCGCGGTCAGGTGGATGTGCACGTGCAGATCTGCATCAGCTTCCAGAAATCAATGTTCTGCGTCACCAACGGTGCCATCGCCGGCACCATGCCCCATCCGCTGGACAGCGAGGATCCCGAGGCCCGCGAGGCGAACCTGGCCTATGCCCAGTCCTGGGTGGATCGACTGATGGGCACCCGTCGCGAAGCCCTGATCTAG
- a CDS encoding NADH-quinone oxidoreductase subunit M, producing the protein MMLTLLLLIPFAGALLISLWPSGADGPVFRRLALVLLTAQCLLGLPVLWAFQPGEAGLQLIERMPWLPSLGLDYALAIDGLSLPLVLMNGLLCFVAAFTSRRVENRPRIYFALLLIISGAVNGAFLAQNLLLFFLFYELELIPLWLLIAVWGGANRAYASTKFLIVTAVSGVLILAAFLGMAVLTGSADFSLHPVLGTDMGLLSQLVLMGALLIGFAIKIPLFPFHTWLPDAHTEASTPVSVLLAGVLLKLGTYGLLRFCLGLFPEAWAVAAPWLAIWAAVSVLYGSLAAIAQTDMKRMVAYSSVGHMGYVLLAAAAATPVALVGAVFQMVSHGLISAILFLVVGVVYERTGTRDLNVLRGLLNPQRGLPLSGTLMIVGVMASAGIPGMAGFISEFLIFRGSLPSFTVATLLSMVGSGLTAVYFLLLVNRAFFGRLAIAVGDQPNPRILLPVPLAEQMPAILLSLGVLVLGLAPDLLVGISEAATTGLSQLALTALPGGFT; encoded by the coding sequence ATGATGTTGACCTTGCTGCTCCTGATCCCCTTCGCCGGTGCGCTGCTGATCAGCCTCTGGCCCTCAGGTGCCGATGGGCCCGTGTTTCGCCGTCTGGCCCTGGTTCTGCTCACGGCCCAGTGTCTACTCGGATTGCCTGTGCTGTGGGCGTTTCAGCCGGGTGAGGCGGGTCTGCAGCTGATCGAGCGCATGCCCTGGCTGCCGAGCCTCGGCCTTGATTACGCCCTCGCCATTGATGGTCTGTCGCTGCCCCTGGTGTTGATGAATGGGCTGCTCTGCTTTGTCGCCGCCTTCACCTCCAGGCGTGTTGAGAATCGCCCCCGGATTTATTTCGCCCTGCTGTTGATCATCAGTGGCGCCGTGAATGGTGCCTTCCTGGCCCAGAACCTGCTGCTGTTTTTCCTCTTTTATGAACTGGAGCTGATCCCGCTCTGGCTGCTGATCGCGGTGTGGGGAGGTGCCAACCGCGCCTATGCCTCCACCAAGTTCCTGATCGTGACCGCAGTGTCGGGTGTGTTGATCCTGGCCGCATTTCTCGGCATGGCCGTGTTGACCGGATCGGCGGACTTCAGCCTCCACCCCGTGCTCGGCACGGACATGGGGCTGCTGAGTCAACTGGTGTTGATGGGGGCGCTCCTGATCGGCTTTGCGATCAAGATTCCCTTGTTTCCCTTTCACACCTGGTTGCCCGACGCCCACACCGAGGCGTCCACGCCGGTGTCGGTGCTGCTGGCCGGTGTGCTGCTCAAGCTGGGGACCTACGGCCTTCTGCGCTTCTGTCTGGGTCTGTTCCCGGAGGCCTGGGCCGTGGCGGCCCCCTGGTTGGCGATCTGGGCCGCGGTTTCCGTTCTCTACGGTTCCCTCGCCGCCATCGCCCAGACCGATATGAAGCGCATGGTGGCCTACAGCTCGGTGGGCCACATGGGCTATGTGTTGCTCGCAGCCGCCGCTGCCACCCCTGTGGCTTTGGTCGGCGCCGTGTTCCAGATGGTGAGCCACGGCTTGATTTCGGCCATTCTTTTCCTGGTGGTTGGCGTTGTGTATGAGCGCACAGGCACCCGCGATCTCAATGTCCTGCGCGGTCTGCTCAACCCCCAGCGGGGTCTTCCCCTCAGTGGCACGTTGATGATTGTGGGCGTGATGGCCAGTGCTGGGATTCCCGGTATGGCTGGGTTCATCTCCGAATTTCTGATCTTCCGCGGCAGTCTTCCGTCGTTCACCGTCGCGACCCTGTTGTCGATGGTGGGCTCCGGATTGACGGCGGTGTACTTCCTGCTCTTGGTGAACCGCGCCTTTTTTGGTCGTTTGGCGATCGCTGTGGGCGATCAGCCCAACCCCCGCATCCTGTTGCCCGTTCCGTTGGCTGAGCAGATGCCTGCGATTCTGCTCAGCCTGGGCGTGTTGGTGCTCGGGTTGGCCCCCGACCTCCTGGTGGGCATCAGTGAAGCGGCCACCACCGGGCTCAGCCAGCTTGCTCTCACCGCTTTGCCGGGAGGATTCACCTGA